In Haliotis asinina isolate JCU_RB_2024 chromosome 15, JCU_Hal_asi_v2, whole genome shotgun sequence, one DNA window encodes the following:
- the LOC137265170 gene encoding early growth response protein 1-B-like codes for MIMDSLDTLTRVALADMCGDLVTGLSYDSPSEATVIMGRTASESVDDSLNTPVTTCSETTFQFGTDTLEPPPITATANILASINIPEAGKGDSLFPPRTQGSQSGNVTTHTISYKGTLVTTAVTPASTVSDTNPTNFASILTPLSPLITILSQATQNPGQGFRNYPANLGDFATFTSQAPISFGFKSPAPSPVPAQSPQAQSDACSMGQPDQGDHFSTGFGSPMTPHSTQSTPEPQMPPVSDAFSRSDDSISYSSPPPPPPYSQSLPMSLEQELPGLAMKQSPCYTSCSQVQPNQAQQCDQTSLINFAPNNLPETVLQMQLSDLSKGQTITGDLKWSISSTNTASQSQLPDFPALQIGAPQQTVQSVSNVPMQPFHVPGTIKSEPGTSTIDERFLLSSAGMDFVTASSTADVKPSVSSITSTLNQPYQQGTLKLLPVKPRKYPNRPSKTPPHERPYPCPVDNCDRRFSRSDELTRHIRIHTGQKPFQCKICLRSFSRSDHLTTHVRTHTGEKPFSCDVCGRKFARSDEKKRHAKVHLKQRIKKEAKMLAANAPLPTTQPTTLSGAMVDSILDSSSVSGSNTMCSLPLVVTTESL; via the exons ATGATTATGGACAGTCTAGATACCTTAACAAGAGTGGCTCTCGCCGACATGTGTGGGGATTTAGTGACAGGATTATCATACGATTCTCCGTCAGAGGCGACGGTTATAATGGGAAGAACTGCTTCAGAATCAGTGGATGATTCTTTAAACACACCCGTAACAACATGTTCGGAAACGACTTTCCAGTTTGGTACGGATACACTGGAACCTCCACCGATCACCGCTACTG ccAATATCCTCGCCTCCATCAACATCCCCGAAGCTGGCAAGGGGGATAGCCTATTCCCACCACGTACCCAGGGATCTCAGAGCGGGAATGTGACGACACACACCATCTCCTACAAGGGGACGCTAGTCACTACAGCCGTCACACCGGCATCCACTGTCTCCGATACAAACCCAACGAACTTCGCCTCCATCCTCACTCCACTGTCACCTCTCATCACCATCCTCTCTCAGGCCACCCAGAATCCCGGACAGGGCTTCAGAAACTACCCCGCTAACTTGGGCGACTTCGCCACGTTTACCAGCCAGGCGCCTATCAGCTTCGGGTTCAAGTCACCCGCTCCCTCTCCAGTTCCCGCTCAGTCGCCACAAGCTCAAAGTGACGCCTGTTCCATGGGGCAGCCAGACCAGGGCGATCATTTCTCGACTGGGTTCGGATCCCCAATGACCCCTCACTCCACACAATCCACCCCCGAGCCTCAGATGCCACCTGTATCCGACGCTTTCTCCAGGAGTGATGACAGCATCAGCTATTCGTCACCTCCTCCACCACCGCCGTATTCACAGTCGCTACCTATGTCTCTTGAGCAGGAGTTGCCCGGTCTGGCCATGAAACAGTCACCCTGCTACACCTCGTGTAGCCAGGTGCAGCCCAATCAGGCACAGCAATGTGACCAGACATCTCTTATAAACTTTGCACCCAACAACTTGCCAGAAACTGTGTTACAAATGCAATTGTCGGACTTGAGCAAAGGTCAAACAATCACAGGGGACCTGAAGTGGTCTATATCATCAACGAATACAGCATCTCAGTCTCAGCTGCCTGATTTCCCAGCCCTTCAGATCGGGGCTCCCCAACAAACTGTACAAAGCGTGTCAAATGTGCCCATGCAGCCCTTCCATGTCCCAGGTACAATCAAGTCAGAACCGGGTACATCCACAATTGATGAACGCTTTCTGCTGTCGTCGGCTGGTATGGACTTTGTTACCGCATCTTCTACTGCTGATGTCAAGCCTTCAGTCAGTTCTATAACCTCCACACTTAACCAGCCCTATCAACAGGGCACCCTCAAACTTTTACCTGTTAAACCTAGGAAGTACCCCAATCGCCCCAGCAAAACACCTCCCCATGAACGACCATACCCCTGTCCAGTTGACAATTGTGATAGGCGGTTTTCAAGAAGTGATGAACTAACACGGCACATCCGTATTCACACAGGACAGAAACCCTTTCAGTGTAAAATATGTCTGCGGAGTTTCAGCCGTAGTGACCACCTGACCACCCATGTTCGGACACACACTGGCGAAAAGCCTTTCTCCTGTGATGTCTGCGGGCGGAAGTTCGCCAGGAGTGATGAAAAGAAAAGGCATGCAAAAGTGCACTTGAAACAACGTATTAAGAAAGAGGCTAAAATGCTGGCAGCCAACGCCCCCCTCCCAACAACTCAACCGACGACCTTGTCAGGTGCTATGGTAGACTCTATATTAGACTCAAGCAGTGTTAGCGGGTCTAACACTATGTGCTCCTTACCCCTCGTGGTGACGACTGAGTCGCTGTGA